The proteins below come from a single Chitinophaga pinensis DSM 2588 genomic window:
- a CDS encoding DUF3098 domain-containing protein: MSKATKTINVEKTGVDVRAVFPKENYKIMIAGLAVVVVGFLLMMGGNSDDPNTFKPEEVYSFRRITLAPIVILLGLVVEIYAIMRRPK, from the coding sequence ATGAGTAAAGCAACTAAGACAATCAATGTCGAGAAAACAGGCGTAGACGTCCGTGCTGTTTTTCCAAAAGAAAACTACAAGATCATGATTGCCGGACTGGCAGTGGTAGTAGTGGGCTTCCTGTTAATGATGGGTGGCAACAGCGATGATCCTAATACCTTCAAACCTGAAGAAGTATATAGCTTCCGCCGTATAACACTGGCTCCGATCGTTATCTTACTGGGCCTGGTGGTAGAGATCTACGCGATCATGCGCAGACCTAAATAA
- a CDS encoding DUF3108 domain-containing protein encodes MRFLLLLIVCLATIRPVSAQNQNEFCGLTNTSFRAGETITFKVYYNLGKLFVGAGEATFTCNLEKLNGRDVYHISGDGKTFRTYDWFFKVRDKYESFVDTASLQPLRFIRNVNEGGYKIYQNVTFNHAENTAVSNESTLKIPKCTQDVISAIYYARNINFDKYKPGDKIYFNMYLDEKLYNIYIRYIGKETVSTKFGKFRAIKFAPLLIQGTMFEGGEKMLVWVSDDGNKVPLRVDSPISVGSIKVDMVEYKNLRYNFTSLISK; translated from the coding sequence ATGAGGTTCCTTCTACTATTAATCGTTTGTCTGGCCACTATTCGCCCTGTATCAGCCCAGAATCAGAATGAATTCTGCGGACTTACCAATACCAGCTTCCGGGCAGGTGAAACTATCACGTTCAAGGTATATTACAACCTGGGAAAACTCTTCGTAGGAGCCGGAGAAGCTACATTTACCTGTAACCTGGAGAAACTGAACGGAAGAGACGTATACCACATCTCCGGAGATGGTAAAACATTCCGCACCTACGACTGGTTCTTTAAAGTAAGGGATAAATATGAAAGCTTTGTCGATACCGCCTCCCTCCAACCCCTGCGTTTTATCAGAAATGTAAATGAAGGCGGTTATAAGATATACCAGAACGTTACCTTCAATCATGCAGAAAATACCGCTGTCAGTAACGAGTCTACCCTGAAGATACCTAAGTGTACGCAGGACGTGATCAGTGCTATCTATTACGCCCGTAACATTAATTTTGATAAGTATAAACCAGGTGACAAGATCTACTTCAATATGTACCTGGATGAAAAATTATACAATATCTATATCCGTTATATCGGTAAGGAAACCGTATCCACCAAGTTCGGTAAGTTCCGCGCGATCAAATTTGCTCCCCTGCTGATCCAGGGTACTATGTTTGAAGGTGGTGAGAAAATGCTGGTGTGGGTGAGCGATGACGGGAATAAAGTACCGCTGCGCGTAGATAGTCCCATCTCTGTAGGCAGTATCAAGGTAGATATGGTCGAATACAAAAACCTCCGTTATAACTTTACATCCCTGATCAGTAAATAA
- the ruvB gene encoding Holliday junction branch migration DNA helicase RuvB gives MSNPIRPDEHRQSAAEKEFENSIRPREIVDFSGQDQIIENLKIFIKAAKMRGEALDHILFHGPPGLGKTTLSRIVANEMGVNIKETSGPVIEKPGDLAGLLTNLEDKDVLFIDEIHRLSTVVEEYLYSAMEDYRIDIMIDTGPSARSIQITLHPFTLIGATTRSGLLTAPLLSRFGIKSRLEYYNAATLQKIIWRASDILHTKITSDAAMEIARRSRGTPRIANGLLRRVRDFAQVMGNGTIDLEIAQFSLKALNVDEYGLDEMDNRILQVIIENFKGGPVGITTIATAVGEESGTLEEVYEPFLIQEGFIKRTPRGREVTEKAYIHLGKAPRGGSGPGLLF, from the coding sequence ATGTCTAATCCGATAAGACCAGATGAACACCGCCAGAGTGCGGCAGAAAAGGAATTTGAGAATAGTATCCGGCCCCGGGAGATCGTAGATTTCTCCGGGCAGGACCAGATCATCGAGAACCTGAAGATTTTTATCAAGGCCGCCAAGATGAGAGGGGAAGCACTGGATCATATCCTGTTCCATGGACCTCCCGGACTGGGTAAAACGACCCTGTCCCGCATCGTGGCTAACGAAATGGGGGTAAACATCAAAGAGACCTCCGGACCTGTTATAGAAAAACCCGGCGATCTCGCGGGCCTGCTCACTAACCTGGAAGATAAAGACGTGCTCTTCATCGATGAAATACACCGGCTCAGTACTGTAGTGGAAGAATACCTGTATTCTGCCATGGAAGACTACCGCATTGACATCATGATTGACACAGGCCCCAGTGCCCGTTCCATACAGATTACCCTGCATCCTTTCACACTGATCGGGGCTACTACGCGTTCGGGTTTGCTGACAGCTCCGCTCCTGTCCCGTTTTGGTATCAAATCAAGACTGGAATACTATAACGCAGCCACACTGCAGAAAATCATCTGGAGAGCCTCCGATATACTACATACAAAGATCACTTCAGATGCAGCCATGGAAATAGCCCGCCGTTCCCGTGGTACTCCTCGTATCGCAAACGGATTACTCAGACGTGTACGTGATTTCGCACAGGTAATGGGGAATGGTACCATCGACCTGGAAATAGCGCAATTCAGTCTGAAAGCCCTGAATGTAGATGAATACGGACTGGACGAAATGGACAACCGTATACTGCAGGTGATCATTGAAAATTTTAAAGGTGGCCCTGTAGGTATTACCACCATCGCTACAGCAGTAGGTGAAGAATCAGGTACGCTGGAAGAAGTATACGAACCGTTCCTTATACAGGAAGGTTTTATCAAACGTACGCCAAGAGGCAGGGAAGTAACAGAGAAAGCCTATATACATCTTGGTAAAGCGCCAAGGGGCGGAAGCGGTCCAGGGTTATTATTCTGA
- a CDS encoding cell division protein FtsX has translation MAQQPGKSSSKKSKPSYLYSIIGVALVLFLLGTLGLIVIHANKLSEFFKESIEIQVILRDNVKEDQAIALRDSIASRPYVKSIEYVSKEMAADRFKKEFGEDFITLLQYNPLYASINIKGNAPYVNPDSLRIIEANLSQQSIVREISYQRGLVSKLNENVRKIGLVILGICVLLALVVIVLIDNTIRLAMFSNRFLIKTMQMVGATRWFIAKPFDIRSIINGAISALMAIAGLIGIVYFADQLLPELAGMRDYFMMAVLFIGMIIIGIFISLVSTHRSVMKYLRLKLDDLY, from the coding sequence ATGGCGCAGCAACCCGGCAAATCATCATCAAAAAAATCTAAACCTTCCTATCTGTACTCTATTATTGGAGTGGCTCTTGTCCTGTTCCTGCTGGGAACATTGGGACTTATTGTCATTCATGCCAATAAACTGAGTGAGTTCTTTAAGGAAAGTATTGAGATACAGGTGATTCTAAGGGATAACGTGAAAGAGGACCAGGCCATTGCACTGCGTGATTCTATTGCTTCCCGTCCCTACGTGAAGTCTATTGAATACGTTTCCAAGGAGATGGCTGCAGACCGTTTCAAGAAAGAATTCGGTGAGGATTTCATCACCCTCTTACAATATAACCCTTTGTACGCAAGTATCAATATTAAAGGTAATGCTCCCTACGTGAACCCTGACAGCCTCCGTATTATCGAGGCAAATCTGTCACAGCAGAGCATTGTAAGAGAAATTTCTTATCAGCGCGGGCTGGTAAGCAAGCTGAATGAAAATGTTCGTAAGATCGGACTGGTGATACTCGGCATTTGTGTGCTGCTGGCACTGGTAGTGATCGTACTGATTGACAATACAATCCGCCTGGCGATGTTCAGCAACCGTTTCCTGATCAAAACCATGCAGATGGTAGGAGCGACCCGCTGGTTCATTGCCAAACCGTTCGATATCCGCAGTATTATCAATGGTGCTATCAGTGCACTGATGGCAATCGCTGGATTGATCGGTATTGTTTATTTTGCAGACCAGCTGCTGCCTGAATTGGCAGGTATGAGGGACTATTTCATGATGGCTGTGCTTTTCATCGGGATGATCATTATAGGTATCTTTATCTCCCTGGTGAGTACACACCGCTCAGTAATGAAGTACCTGCGTCTGAAGCTGGATGACCTTTATTAA
- a CDS encoding response regulator transcription factor produces the protein MKLLLIEDEPSVVSFIRRYLAEAGYDVSVALDGQSGLQMATENNFQLIILDVMLPGMNGIAVCKALRQQQLTTPILMLTALGSTENVVAGLDSGADDYLVKPFKQAELLARIRSLLRRNNDTAAAATPAVTQSNGNVLKVADLELDLNTKSASRYGQTIVLTATEYRLLEYMMRNPKRVLSRMEILENVWGVDFNMNTKVVDVYVNYLRKKVNRKDQPALIQTVVGMGYMLKEEE, from the coding sequence ATGAAACTTTTACTAATAGAAGATGAACCGTCGGTAGTCTCCTTTATACGGCGCTATCTTGCAGAAGCCGGCTATGATGTCAGTGTTGCACTGGATGGTCAGTCGGGACTACAGATGGCCACCGAAAATAACTTTCAGCTGATCATCCTCGATGTCATGCTGCCGGGTATGAACGGTATTGCCGTGTGTAAGGCTTTGCGACAACAACAATTAACCACGCCTATCCTTATGCTGACCGCTTTGGGCTCCACCGAAAACGTAGTGGCAGGCCTTGACAGCGGTGCTGACGACTATCTGGTAAAACCGTTCAAACAGGCCGAATTACTGGCCCGTATCCGCTCCCTGCTGCGTCGTAACAATGACACAGCTGCCGCAGCTACACCAGCTGTAACACAGAGTAACGGTAATGTGCTGAAAGTAGCCGATCTGGAACTGGACCTCAATACCAAAAGCGCCAGCAGATACGGACAAACCATTGTGCTGACCGCTACCGAATACCGGCTGCTGGAATATATGATGCGCAATCCCAAAAGGGTATTATCCAGGATGGAAATACTGGAAAACGTCTGGGGCGTTGACTTTAATATGAATACCAAAGTAGTGGACGTATACGTCAATTACCTGCGTAAAAAAGTAAACCGCAAAGACCAGCCGGCACTGATACAGACAGTGGTCGGTATGGGATATATGCTTAAAGAAGAAGAATGA
- the ruvC gene encoding crossover junction endodeoxyribonuclease RuvC — translation MANKSKIILGIDPGTLVMGYGLILVEGSKASLLDMNVLKLSRHKDHYERLQLIHARVHELIREHKPVSCAIEAPFFGKNVQSMLKLGRAQGVAIATAMQAGVPVTEYAPKKVKQSITGNGNADKEQIWQMLQRILHFNERPEFLDASDALAVAVCHFFQESSVIPDTRKAKGWEQFLQKNPERIVG, via the coding sequence TTGGCAAACAAGTCAAAAATAATTCTGGGCATTGACCCCGGTACGCTTGTGATGGGTTACGGACTGATACTTGTGGAAGGGTCTAAGGCCAGCCTGCTGGACATGAACGTACTCAAGCTGTCCCGTCATAAAGACCACTACGAAAGGCTACAACTGATACACGCCCGTGTACATGAACTGATACGCGAGCACAAACCGGTTTCCTGCGCAATTGAAGCTCCTTTCTTTGGTAAGAATGTGCAAAGTATGTTAAAGCTGGGCCGCGCTCAGGGCGTAGCGATAGCGACTGCAATGCAGGCAGGAGTACCCGTAACGGAATACGCTCCAAAAAAAGTCAAACAGTCCATAACAGGCAATGGTAATGCCGATAAGGAACAGATTTGGCAGATGTTACAAAGAATATTACATTTCAATGAACGTCCTGAATTCCTGGATGCTTCCGATGCGCTCGCAGTAGCGGTTTGTCATTTCTTCCAGGAATCAAGCGTAATACCGGATACACGTAAAGCCAAAGGATGGGAACAGTTCCTTCAAAAAAACCCCGAAAGGATTGTAGGATAA
- a CDS encoding M28 family metallopeptidase, with translation MRKHFITLPALCLAALFAQGQQIKKAEVKRILSTLAADDMEGRETFKSGAEKAAVFLEKEFANAGLQPLQGDNDFRQSFFQFDTKPVRQDLILNGQPVSSSRTFIAGVESSIKWTQDTKLEVATIGAADNFDSKVRELRRNSTQPTIVWVDNSHSEKFGLYYKGLQEHGAPKTDSSVTVAFILKNATDSDIDSWSLDAKQEVTRLPLCNIAGMIKGSGKPDEYVIFSGHYDHIGILPPVEQDSIANGADDDASGVTAVLLLAKYFKAHPPVRSILFVAFTGEEIGGYGSRYFSRQLDPEKVVAMFNIEMIGKESKFGKNSAFITGYERSSFGEILAKNLASSKFRFHPDPYPEQQLFYRSDNATLARLGVPAHTISTTQIDKDTLYHSVNDEMESMDLDNITSIIQAIATSATSIVEGKDTPSRIDKATVSNRR, from the coding sequence ATGAGAAAACACTTTATAACACTACCTGCACTATGCCTGGCTGCCCTGTTTGCTCAGGGACAGCAAATAAAGAAAGCGGAGGTGAAACGTATCCTGTCAACTTTAGCGGCAGACGATATGGAAGGCCGCGAAACGTTTAAATCGGGTGCGGAAAAAGCCGCTGTATTCCTGGAAAAAGAGTTCGCTAACGCAGGATTACAACCGCTGCAGGGAGATAATGATTTCAGACAGTCCTTTTTCCAGTTTGATACCAAACCTGTACGCCAGGACCTGATCCTGAACGGACAACCGGTATCCAGCAGCCGCACGTTTATAGCCGGTGTGGAAAGCAGTATCAAATGGACGCAGGATACTAAACTGGAGGTAGCTACAATTGGCGCTGCTGATAATTTTGACAGCAAAGTAAGAGAACTGAGACGTAACAGCACACAGCCGACAATCGTATGGGTAGATAATTCACACAGTGAGAAATTCGGACTGTATTACAAAGGCTTACAGGAACACGGCGCTCCTAAAACGGACAGTTCAGTGACCGTAGCGTTTATATTGAAAAACGCGACTGACAGCGATATTGACAGCTGGTCACTGGACGCAAAACAGGAAGTAACCCGTTTACCACTCTGCAATATTGCAGGCATGATCAAGGGAAGTGGTAAACCTGATGAATATGTAATATTCTCTGGTCACTATGATCATATCGGTATCCTGCCGCCGGTAGAACAGGACAGTATTGCTAATGGCGCGGATGATGATGCAAGCGGTGTAACAGCCGTATTGTTACTGGCAAAATACTTCAAAGCACATCCGCCGGTACGCAGCATTCTGTTTGTTGCGTTTACAGGAGAAGAGATCGGAGGATATGGTTCCCGCTATTTTTCCCGTCAACTGGACCCTGAAAAGGTTGTTGCCATGTTCAACATCGAAATGATCGGTAAGGAGTCTAAATTCGGTAAAAACAGTGCTTTTATCACAGGATATGAGCGTTCCAGTTTTGGCGAGATACTGGCTAAAAACCTGGCTTCTTCCAAATTCCGTTTCCATCCTGATCCTTATCCGGAACAGCAGCTGTTCTATCGTTCAGACAATGCCACACTGGCAAGACTGGGCGTTCCTGCACATACAATTTCTACAACACAGATTGATAAAGACACGCTCTATCACAGTGTAAATGATGAAATGGAAAGCATGGATCTGGACAATATCACCAGCATCATACAGGCAATTGCCACCAGCGCAACCTCCATCGTAGAGGGTAAGGATACCCCTTCCCGTATTGACAAGGCGACTGTCAGCAACCGCAGATAG
- a CDS encoding response regulator transcription factor translates to MEERKPKILLAEDDTNLGMVLKNYLELNDYDVELCRDGILALAAFRREKFDICLLDIMMPNMDGFKLAEEIRDVDPDIPLFFLSAKTMKEDVIHGYKLGADDYITKPFDSELLLLKIKAILKRNQELNSKEEEQHEFRIGRYAFNARLRTLTRDGDSHTLSPKENELLRMLCEHKNDLLPRELALKKIWGSDTYFNGRSMDVYIAKLRKYLKEDPDIEIVNIHGNGFRLVVKD, encoded by the coding sequence ATGGAAGAGCGTAAGCCAAAAATATTGCTGGCAGAAGATGATACCAACCTGGGTATGGTACTGAAGAATTATCTCGAACTGAATGACTACGACGTAGAACTGTGCCGTGATGGTATACTCGCGCTGGCAGCGTTCAGACGCGAGAAATTTGACATCTGCCTGCTGGACATCATGATGCCTAATATGGATGGTTTTAAACTGGCAGAAGAGATCCGCGACGTTGATCCGGATATTCCTTTGTTCTTCCTGTCTGCCAAGACAATGAAAGAAGATGTGATCCATGGCTACAAACTGGGCGCTGATGATTACATCACCAAACCTTTTGACAGTGAACTGTTGCTGCTCAAAATCAAAGCGATCCTTAAACGTAACCAGGAACTGAACAGCAAAGAAGAAGAACAGCACGAGTTCCGCATCGGTCGTTATGCATTCAATGCACGCCTGCGTACACTCACCAGAGACGGCGATTCACACACTTTATCTCCTAAGGAGAACGAACTGCTGCGTATGCTGTGCGAACATAAAAACGACCTGCTGCCAAGAGAGCTGGCCCTGAAAAAGATCTGGGGCAGCGATACTTATTTCAACGGCCGCAGTATGGACGTTTATATCGCTAAACTGCGTAAATACCTGAAGGAAGACCCGGATATCGAGATCGTCAATATCCATGGTAATGGTTTCCGCCTGGTAGTAAAGGACTGA
- a CDS encoding peptidoglycan DD-metalloendopeptidase family protein, which yields MLEQILAHYQPFQPVVLLDPEIDRLLLMDFTDRNTSITPEILDNTDRFTAYVNQLLEDHDCTFGIGGYAEHRTIYARSEHFSTGEEPRRLHLGIDIWGPVNTYVFAPLDGTVHSFRFNDVHGDYGATIILQHQLEGHTFHTLYGHLSLKDLEGLQEGMRVAAGQLIAHFGDIPENGHWPPHLHFQIITDMEGNKGDYPGVCRYSEKAQYLANCPDPDLILQFMP from the coding sequence ATGTTAGAACAGATATTAGCGCATTATCAGCCTTTTCAGCCCGTCGTTCTGCTCGATCCGGAAATCGACAGGTTACTGCTGATGGACTTCACCGACCGGAATACTTCTATTACACCTGAAATACTTGATAATACAGATCGGTTCACTGCTTATGTCAATCAACTGCTGGAAGACCACGACTGTACGTTTGGTATCGGCGGTTATGCAGAACACCGTACGATCTATGCCCGCAGCGAACATTTCTCTACCGGTGAAGAACCCCGCCGCCTGCACCTGGGCATCGATATCTGGGGACCGGTTAACACCTATGTCTTCGCTCCCCTGGACGGCACTGTCCACAGCTTCCGTTTTAACGATGTACACGGCGACTATGGCGCGACCATCATCCTGCAGCATCAGCTGGAAGGACACACCTTTCACACGCTGTATGGTCATCTTTCGCTCAAAGACCTGGAAGGTTTGCAGGAAGGGATGCGAGTAGCTGCCGGACAACTGATCGCTCATTTCGGAGATATTCCGGAAAACGGTCACTGGCCTCCTCACCTGCATTTCCAGATCATCACTGATATGGAAGGGAATAAAGGTGATTATCCCGGTGTATGCCGCTACAGTGAAAAAGCACAATATCTCGCTAACTGTCCTGATCCAGACCTGATCCTCCAATTCATGCCATAA
- a CDS encoding lysylphosphatidylglycerol synthase domain-containing protein: MLFTWLAYSIYTQLLHQPNLKASLWQMMATLKEKGALTVVLVLIGMLLNWGLEARKWQLLVRPLQHISFLRAFSAVLSGVSFSINTPNRIGEYGGRVLYLRNNRSKLKGIAATMVGSFSQLLVTIIFGLTGLCYYINKFPLVKGNGYFAPHFWEKILLGLLIVICALVILLYFRLQIILAIFEKIPLLRKARVFVQIIVRYSAGDLEHLLLLSAVRYVVFSAQYLILLDTLGVEMLWWQGFLMNAVVYLVMALVPTIAIAELGLRGKVSLYFMGLLSTNSPGIIAATVCIWVINLVLPAILGSVLLLGIKIFKEK, translated from the coding sequence GTGCTTTTTACGTGGTTAGCCTATTCCATCTATACACAATTGCTGCATCAGCCTAATCTGAAGGCTTCTTTATGGCAGATGATGGCCACCCTGAAAGAGAAAGGTGCACTCACCGTAGTACTGGTACTCATTGGCATGTTGCTGAACTGGGGGCTGGAAGCCCGTAAATGGCAGCTGTTAGTCAGGCCGTTACAACATATATCATTTCTTCGCGCTTTCAGCGCAGTGCTTTCCGGCGTCTCCTTTTCCATCAATACCCCTAACCGTATCGGTGAGTATGGAGGAAGGGTACTATACCTCCGGAACAACCGCAGCAAACTGAAAGGAATTGCCGCTACCATGGTCGGTAGCTTCAGTCAGCTGCTTGTCACTATTATTTTTGGGTTAACAGGTCTCTGCTACTATATCAACAAATTCCCGCTGGTAAAGGGAAATGGTTATTTCGCCCCTCACTTCTGGGAGAAAATCCTGTTAGGATTGCTAATAGTTATTTGCGCCTTGGTCATATTGTTATATTTTCGACTACAGATCATCCTGGCGATATTTGAAAAGATCCCATTGTTGAGAAAAGCCCGGGTATTTGTACAGATCATTGTTCGTTACTCAGCCGGTGACCTTGAACATTTACTCCTGCTTTCAGCTGTCAGATACGTAGTCTTCTCGGCACAGTATTTGATTTTGCTTGACACATTGGGCGTTGAGATGCTCTGGTGGCAAGGTTTTTTGATGAATGCTGTTGTTTATCTTGTAATGGCCCTGGTACCTACTATCGCTATTGCGGAACTTGGACTCAGAGGGAAAGTCAGCCTGTACTTTATGGGATTACTGAGTACCAATAGTCCGGGAATTATCGCTGCCACTGTATGCATCTGGGTAATCAACCTGGTTTTGCCAGCCATCTTAGGAAGTGTGTTGTTGCTCGGAATAAAGATTTTTAAGGAAAAATAG
- a CDS encoding sensor histidine kinase: MTIRNKIMGLFTGLTVSIILMMVAFAYFLISRQSFDDFYKRLEIRAYIAARARLTKDEGNSAAYAEIRNEHLERLPHEREYFIRLDTTGKPPHYSELSPLRNTFYDKVKSSGKATYRFRDTFFQGVLFENESGRYIVIVSASNVFGQEFMTELRRTLLICLIIAAIVIVTTGLFFSRYILRPVRLITSRVKDIRAHNLHLRLDKPDSDDEMSELAMTFNNMLDRLETAFETQNNFVSNASHELGTPLTAIIGEAELALNKQRSELQYQQSLSVILKEAERLEHITKSLLSLAQTGFTDKKQRLEHIRTDELIFTVKETIDRINPDNQVEIDYSMLPEEEDKLVILGDPQLLQLALSNIVQNACKYSDNRPASIALAATDHDNIIIIKDNGIGIPTQDLPFIYDPFFRASNTSGYKGYGIGLPLARNIVRLHGGNIIVNSHQNQGTEIRITIPTYTPSR, translated from the coding sequence ATGACGATACGTAATAAGATAATGGGCCTTTTTACCGGTCTGACTGTTTCTATCATACTCATGATGGTCGCATTTGCCTATTTTCTTATTAGCAGACAGTCCTTCGACGACTTCTACAAACGCCTTGAGATCAGGGCGTATATCGCCGCCAGGGCCAGACTGACAAAGGATGAGGGAAACAGCGCGGCCTATGCCGAGATCAGGAATGAACACCTGGAACGGCTGCCACATGAACGGGAATACTTCATCCGGCTGGACACAACCGGTAAACCGCCACATTACTCCGAACTATCACCCTTACGCAATACCTTCTATGATAAAGTAAAATCATCTGGTAAAGCCACTTATCGCTTCAGGGATACGTTCTTCCAGGGCGTATTATTTGAGAATGAATCCGGCCGTTATATCGTCATTGTTTCCGCCAGTAACGTCTTCGGACAGGAGTTCATGACCGAACTGAGGAGAACATTGCTGATCTGTCTGATCATTGCAGCTATAGTCATTGTCACAACAGGCTTGTTTTTCTCCCGTTATATCCTGCGGCCCGTCAGACTGATCACCTCCCGCGTAAAGGATATCAGGGCACATAACCTGCATCTGCGCCTCGATAAGCCGGATAGTGATGACGAAATGAGTGAACTGGCGATGACCTTCAATAATATGCTGGACCGCCTGGAAACGGCGTTTGAAACACAGAATAACTTTGTCAGCAATGCCTCCCATGAACTGGGAACGCCCCTCACAGCTATTATCGGAGAAGCAGAACTGGCGCTCAACAAACAACGCTCCGAACTGCAATACCAGCAGTCCCTCTCTGTTATCCTGAAGGAAGCAGAGCGACTGGAACATATCACAAAGAGTCTGTTAAGTCTCGCCCAAACCGGATTTACCGATAAGAAACAGCGATTGGAACATATTCGTACGGACGAGCTCATATTCACTGTAAAAGAAACGATTGACCGTATCAATCCTGATAACCAGGTAGAAATAGACTATTCTATGCTGCCGGAAGAAGAAGATAAACTGGTCATTCTGGGCGATCCGCAGCTCCTACAGCTGGCATTGAGCAACATTGTGCAGAATGCCTGCAAATACTCAGATAACCGCCCGGCATCTATCGCCCTGGCTGCTACCGATCACGACAATATCATCATTATTAAAGATAATGGTATCGGTATCCCTACCCAGGACCTGCCCTTTATATATGATCCTTTCTTCCGCGCTTCTAACACCAGCGGTTATAAAGGGTATGGAATCGGTTTACCGCTGGCGCGGAATATCGTGCGCCTACATGGTGGAAATATCATTGTAAACAGCCACCAGAACCAGGGAACGGAGATCCGCATCACCATTCCTACGTATACTCCTTCCAGGTGA
- a CDS encoding bestrophin family protein produces the protein MLLKNNIPFKYVFGKIKYEVLLVAVYTLIIVILHDRFNLKHMAIPLSVPMIMGTVISLLLAFRSNQAYDRWWEARTIWGAIVNDSRSFTRQVLSFVDDSAYESEEINHFRERMVRRQIAWCYALSQSLRGLDGKDGLEKHISKREVAYVSRFANIPMALLDLHARDLNYALKKGWLNEFQQVTLDQTLSRLCDAMGKCERIKNTVFPATYSLYIHFAMNFFILLLPFALIEYFGLIEVPLVVAIAASFLLIEKMAIHLQDPFDNKPTDTPMTTISRNIERDLKQLLNDHHLPETTQNVDHKFYVM, from the coding sequence ATGTTATTGAAAAACAATATCCCGTTTAAATACGTTTTCGGGAAAATCAAATATGAGGTCCTGCTTGTAGCGGTATATACGTTAATCATAGTAATACTGCATGACAGGTTTAACCTGAAGCACATGGCAATTCCATTGTCTGTGCCGATGATAATGGGTACTGTAATATCTCTGTTGCTCGCCTTCCGCTCTAACCAGGCGTATGACCGCTGGTGGGAAGCAAGAACGATATGGGGTGCGATAGTAAATGATTCAAGATCTTTTACCCGACAGGTGCTGTCCTTTGTTGACGACTCTGCCTATGAATCTGAGGAAATCAATCACTTCAGAGAGAGAATGGTACGCAGACAGATAGCCTGGTGTTACGCACTTAGTCAGTCACTGAGAGGACTGGATGGAAAAGATGGTTTGGAAAAGCATATCTCTAAAAGAGAGGTTGCTTACGTATCAAGATTCGCAAACATACCAATGGCCTTGCTCGATCTGCATGCAAGGGATCTGAACTATGCCCTGAAAAAAGGCTGGCTCAATGAATTCCAGCAGGTAACACTTGACCAGACATTAAGCCGTCTGTGTGATGCAATGGGTAAATGTGAGCGTATTAAAAACACCGTGTTCCCGGCTACGTACAGTCTGTATATTCATTTTGCAATGAACTTTTTCATACTGCTGTTACCGTTTGCACTGATAGAGTATTTCGGTTTGATTGAAGTACCATTGGTAGTAGCCATTGCAGCATCTTTCCTCTTGATAGAAAAGATGGCCATTCATCTGCAGGATCCGTTTGATAATAAACCAACGGATACGCCGATGACAACAATTTCAAGAAACATTGAACGTGATCTTAAGCAATTGCTGAACGATCATCATTTGCCGGAAACGACGCAAAATGTTGATCATAAGTTCTACGTGATGTAA